Proteins from a single region of Pyrus communis chromosome 6, drPyrComm1.1, whole genome shotgun sequence:
- the LOC137737041 gene encoding uncharacterized protein — MEADTAVEAGLSLIKQLASCDKSSRDRALRVLLKTWLPAQLNVQDDHMRKLWKGLFYCLWHADKVPVQTQLIDRLSALVLSLHLPLSLHYFSVFLLTMRREWSGIDALRLDKFYLSIRRFMTSFFTLMRNNLWDLELVKRLMGVLEERTFFADDKCLGNGVNYHIASVFLEELRPFLPLKADVLEALLVGFIRVSAQVSDKVLLGKIKSNMFDVLLGAGKRLLEVKKSGDDVELGDEVVVFGTIALKMGFASKFYESGSSPECCQGNRKVLFGLHEGFMKLEKELESSGIEISFPDVVYQDDEEVPNLVPLDSEEMDVSKSEPADVVMANGSAGKRLKKCKKNEKGPGGANTKAEKKKKKKKKNKKENGSFDSDSEKSSTDRENESGATNGENSDDHQVTDADAFKLEDNVISNLQMQFEKIAAEAGLDEDVPSACDLPTVSDKGPISKKRKRMKKSVEEEAEGGTNAKSGEKSAKKVKFSMKNNLVWKPQSPLPPQDLRLPPSATPRGSALKKGVPPGPIREMPSPTKKVKMVRVVAVKKARKAVKRIKKLKSRPT, encoded by the coding sequence atgGAGGCAGACACGGCGGTGGAAGCAGGCCTCTCCCTGATAAAGCAACTGGCTTCGTGCGATAAAAGCAGCCGAGACAGAGCCCTCAGGGTCCTGCTCAAAACATGGCTGCCGGCGCAACTCAACGTCCAAGACGACCACATGAGGAAGCTCTGGAAAGGCCTTTTCTACTGCCTGTGGCACGCCGACAAGGTCCCGGTCCAAACCCAGCTCATCGATCGGCTCTCCGCTCTGGTCCTCAGCCTCCACCTCCCGCTCTCCCTCCACTACTTCTCGGTGTTCTTGCTCACCATGCGCCGCGAGTGGTCCGGCATCGACGCCCTGAGGTTAGACAAGTTCTACTTATCGATTCGCAGATTTATGACTAGTTTCTTTACTTTGATGAGaaataatttgtgggatttggaGCTTGTGAAACGTCTGATGGGTGTGTTGGAGGAGAGGACTTTTTTTGCGGATGATAAGTGTTTGGGGAATGGGGTTAATTACCACATTGCCTCTGTTTTTCTAGAAGAGCTTAGGCCGTTTCTTCCGCTTAAGGCTGATGTTCTTGAGGCTCTGTTAGTGGGTTTTATTCGGGTTTCGGCTCAAGTGTCCGATAAGGTGTTGTTGGGGAAGATTAAGAGTAATATGTTCGATGTGCTGCTCGGGGCGGGGAAGAGGCTGTTGGAGGTTAAGAAGTCGGGGGATGATGTAGAATTGGGTGATGAGGTTGTTGTCTTCGGGACAATTGCGCTGAAAATGGGGTTTGCAAGCAAGTTTTATGAATCAGGGTCTTCACCTGAGTGCTGCCAGGGTAATAGGAAAGTGTTGTTTGGCTTGCACGAGGGGTTTATGAAGTTGGAGAAAGAGTTGGAATCTTCTGGGATTGAGATTTCTTTTCCTGATGTTGTTTATCAGGACGATGAGGAAGTGCCGAATTTGGTTCCCCTTGATAGTGAGGAGATGGACGTAAGTAAATCGGAGCCTGCTGATGTTGTCATGGCCAATGGGTCTGCCGGAAAGCGTTTGAAGAAGTGCAAGAAGAATGAGAAGGGCCCTGGTGGTGCTAATACAAAggcagagaagaaaaagaagaagaaaaagaagaataagaaggaGAATGGGAGTTTTGATTCAGACTCTGAAAAGAGCTCTACAGACAGGGAGAATGAGAGTGGAGCTACAAATGGTGAGAATTCAGATGATCATCAGGTAACTGATGCCGATGCTTTTAAACTTGAGGATAATGTGATATCGAACCTGCAGATGCAGTTTGAGAAGATTGCTGCTGAAGCTGGCTTGGATGAAGACGTTCCAAGCGCCTGTGATTTGCCTACAGTTTCAGATAAGGGTCCTATCTctaagaagagaaagagaatgaagaaatctgttgaagaaGAAGCCGAGGGTGGCACCAATGCAAAGAGTGGAGAGAAGAGTGCAAAGAAGGTAAAGTTTTCCATGAAAAACAATTTGGTGTGGAAGCCCCAGAGCCCTTTACCTCCGCAAGATTTAAGACTACCTCCTTCTGCTACGCCTAGAGGAAGTGCACTCAAGAAAGGAGTACCTCCAGGTCCGATTAGGGAAATGCCTTCGCCTACTAAGAAGGTGAAAATGGTAAGAGTTGTTGCTGTCAAGAAGGCACGGAAGGCTGTCAAACGTATAAAGAAGTTGAAATCTCGTCCTACTTAG